The sequence ATAAGATATCTGCCGGAGGTTTTGCAGGATATCTTAGTTCTGATATTGATTATAAAGATGATGGAAATTCAAATCAGAAAACAGATACTCTTTCATTAAAGGGAGCATTGGAGATAGAACTTACAGACGGTCTGAGATGGCGTAATATTCTGGGGTATAATTACGGAAATACTGATACAAAGAGAAAACTGACATATGATAAAAGCTATACCGAACTCAATGGTAACTTTGATTCATGGTCTGCAAGAATTGACACAAATCTGGAATATACATATGATGTAAATAAAAGAATAAGCGTGATACCTTTAGTAGGGTTGAATGTGAGTTATCTGCACCAGAATTCATATAATGAAAGCGGTGCTGCGGGTTATAATCTGAGAGTGGATTCTGCATCAGGAACATCTGTAAGGCCTAAAGCCGGGATAAGAGCAGATTTAGGATTATATGAAAATAATAATACAAAATTAAAATTAGTGCCGTCAGTGCTTTATTCATATGAGACGGCAAATCCTTATAAAGTAAGAAATATAGGATTGGAAGCTTTTGATAATGCATTTTTTGTGGAATCAAGAGATTCTGAAAGAGGAAATCTGGATCTGGGTATAGGGCTTGAGTATAACTATAACAGAGAACTGGTCTTTTATGGACAGTATAAAAAAGAAGTACTTAATGATTCAGGTAATGATAAAATGAGTTTAGGTTTCAAGGTTTATTTTTAGGAGAAAATAAAGTTAATTTGAAGATATTAGCATGAATAATAAGACTGTATCAGAAGAAATTCGGTGCAGTCTTTTGTATTTAGAATGAATTAGAATGGAACAGATATTTTGTGCTGTTAAATATCCAGATTTATTATTTACTAAAATACTGGACTTGATTTCTGTTTTTTATTATAATTAAGAAGAAGTTCTATATAAAAATAAAGTGGTAATTTAATTATATATAATTAAAGAAATATAAATATAAAAAGTAATAACAGGAGGGTAATTTGAAAAAAGTTTGCGTATTTTTATTTTTAGCAGTTAGTATATTTTGTTTTTCAAAAAAAACTTATGATGAGACTAAATTCAGACAGGAATTAATAAACTGGGCTTCTTCCAAAGTAGGGGCAGATTATAGTATGGAAAACCGCTGGGGTGAAAATACTTATGACTGTTCGAGCTTCATAAGCAGAGGATTGAGAGAGGTAGGAATAACATCTATTTCAGGTAAAAAATCAGATTACGGGACAACGGCAAGAGGTCTGTATAACAGCAGCGGACAGAAAATGGAAAAGGATGATTACGAATCCCTGAAACCCGGAGATATAGTTCACTTCTCACCTCTTGTATCCACGACAACAGGGCATGTGGGAATAGTAATAAGGAATCTCGGCAAAGGCAGGGTAGAGGTAATAGACGCAAGAGGAACAATTTTCGGGGTAGTAAGAAGGGTTACGGATTTATCAAAAAGTAAAAGATATCTGGGAGCTACGAGTGCTGCACAGATTTTGAAAAACAACGGCTATACTCCTGTTAATCCAAACGGCACGCTTATTATTCCTAAAAAAGCTTTCCATTTAAGCCCTGTGGACTTAGCTGTGATTTTTGCCGGTAGTTTTATTATGCTGCTCATAGTAATAAAAATAATAAGAGCACTCAGAAAAGCAAAAAGATTAAAAGCAGGCAGATAAAATATATTGGAAATTAAAGAAGCTGTATTAAAATGAAAATGTATTCATTTTGATACAGCCTTTATTATATTATCAAAGTTATGATATAACCCTGTTTTCTACAAGCAGTCCAGACCAGATAAGATCATTCAGCATATCGATCTTATTGTCATCCAGTGAAATATTCTGGAAAATAATGTCTTCTTTCATAAATTCGTAAACAACACCCAGCATGAAAGCAAGTATAAACTCTGTACTTACATCTTTAATAATTCCTCTGTCTATACTTTTCTCCCAGAATGAATTAAGAGTAACAGTTCCCTTAAAACGTCCTTTTTTTATCTCATCGGAAAGATAGCAAGAACTTTTTGAAGTTATAACAAAGTTCAGCATATTAGGATTTGCCCTGTAAAAAATAATGATATTTTTTACCAGTTTCTCCATAAGAGTAGTATATTCTGAATACTCTGCTTCTTTGGAAATATTTATATAGGTTTCCAGATTCAGTGACTCCATTAAATCGGCAATACAATAATGGTAAAGTGTATTCAGCAACTCTACCTTACTGGCGAAATAAAAATATACATTCCCCGGACTGACCTTTATTTTTTTGCATAATCTCCCTATAGATGCTTTCTCCAATCCTGTTTCAGCAATTAAATCCAGCATTCCTAACAAAATTTTATCTTTTGTTTCTATCATTTCTCCTTAAAATCTCCTTCATATTTTTAAAAGCTTACTATTTAGTAAAATCTTTCTGTTGATTGAATAATAATTCAAAACTCAAATAAAGTCAAGATAAAATTTGCAGATATTTAGGATAGTCATTCTAAAAATTGAACTTATGGTGAATTTATGTGTATTTAAGTTCTAAGAAAAAATAAAAAAATTTTTGTATATTAAGTAAAAAAAATTTTCAAAAAAAAAGTATAAGCATATAAAATATTTAAACCATTTCCATTCTATGATATAATTAGATAAAAATATAGTAAAGAGGGTATAAAATGTATAATGCTTTAGGGATAAGCTACGGAGAACTGGCTTTAAAAGGAAAAAACAGAGGAAATTTTGAGAGAATACTGAACACAAGAATAAGAAATATACTAAAAGGAACAGATTATAAATTGACAATAGACAGTTCAAAATTATATATATTGTCAGATCAGGAAAATATAGACGAAATAATAAGAAAAATAAAAAAAATATTTGGGATAGTGCTTATTTCACCGTCTGTCCGTGTGGAAAATGATGAAGACGAGATAAAGAAAGCTGTTTTGGAAATTGCTGAAAGGGCTTATGACAGCGGAGCAAGAAATTTTAAGGTAGACGTAAAAAGAAATAATAAAAAATTCCAGAAAAAATCAATGGATTTTGCAAAAGAGCTGGGCGGACATATTCTTGTAAACAGCAAGTTTGAACATGTGAAAATGAAAAATGCAGATGTAACAATATATCTTGAGATAAGAAACAGTACATATATCTGCACTGAAAAAATAAAAACATACGGCGGACTTCCTCTAGGAACTACAGGAAAAGGACTGGTGCTTCTTTCAGGAGGAATAGACAGTCCGGTAGCTGCTTTTATGATGGCAAAAAGAGGAATGTTTGTAAATGCTGTTACATTTCACAGTTTTCCGTTTACCAGCACTCAGGCATTGGAAAAAGTAAAGGATCTTTCTGAAATTCTGTCGCTTTATATACCAAAGACAAGACTTTTTTCAATGAATATACTAAAAATACAGCAGGAAATAAATCAGAAAACTAATAAAGATCTGGCTACTATTCTTACAAGAAGAGTGATGATGAGACTGGCAGAAAGACTTGCTAAAGACAGAGGATTCGGTGCCTTAATAACAGGGGAAAGTCTTGGTCAGGTGGCGAGCCAGACAATAGGCGGACTTACATGTACCAATGCTTCAGTAAAGGATATTCCCGTTTTCAGACCGCTTATAGGTATGGATAAGACTGAGATTATAAATATTGCTACAGAGATAGATACATATGAAAAATCAATAGAACCATATGAGGATTCATGTGTGATTTTTGCACCAAAACATCCCGTGACTAATCCAAAGCTGGAAAATGTACTGATTGAAGAGGAAAAAATCGAAGATTATAATGAACTTATGGAAGAAATATATAATAATATGGAAATTTTTACTTTTGAATAATCGCAACGAATTTTTGAAGAGCAGGTGAGGCCGTGAAAAAGAAAGTAGAGAAAATATATAACAGAGTCAAGACTTTTAAAGAGCATTTTGAAAAGCAGATACTTCTTGTAATAACTGTATACAGAAACTATAATGACAGCCAGACACAGCTTTGGACAGCTTCACTGACATATTATTCCATACTGGCTGTAATTCCCGTAATAGCTCTTACTCTGGGTATAACCAAAGGATTCGGGATAGATATGTTTTTTGAGGAAAAGATATACTCTATGTTTCCTGAAAGCAAAGAGGGCGCCTCTATGATTATAGACATGGCAAAAAGACTTATTGACTCCACTAAAGGAAGTGTCCTTACAGGTGTCGGAGTAGTTATCCTTTTGTGGACAATACTGAAACTGCTGCTGATGCTGGAAAATGCTTTTAACAGAATCTGGAAAGTAAAAAGGGACAGATCCATTGTAAGAAGAATGATAGACTATGTGGCTATTGTTTTTTTAGGGCCTATATTTTTTGCAGTGGTATTGGCGACAATATCTTTTCTTACACATTATCTGAGGATGCTGGCAAAAGGATTTTTATTCAGTACAGGTGTACCGCTGTTTCTTAATTTTGCAGGATTTTTGATTATAATATTGCTGTTTACATCTATTTATATTATAGTCCCGAATACAAAGGTTAAGTTCAAACCGGCTCTTGTTGCTGGAATATCCACAACGATAATGTTTTTCGTTCTAAAATTTGTATTTTTTCATGTTCAGTCTACAATTTCGAAATATAATGCAATATATGGAAGTTTATCATTTATTCCTATATTCCTTATATGGGTTCAGTATATCTGGATGTCTGTACTGGTTGGCGCACAAATAAGTTTTTCGAGCCAGAATCTTGAAAAATACAGTGTAAACAGAAATGCAGATGAAATGCCTATAAAGCTGAAAAAAGAACTTTCCATACTGGCGGTTTACTGTATATCAAAAAGATTTCATGAGGGTGAGACGCCGTACAGCAGCAGAGAGCTTGCCAAAGAAC is a genomic window of Sebaldella sp. S0638 containing:
- a CDS encoding C40 family peptidase; translated protein: MKKVCVFLFLAVSIFCFSKKTYDETKFRQELINWASSKVGADYSMENRWGENTYDCSSFISRGLREVGITSISGKKSDYGTTARGLYNSSGQKMEKDDYESLKPGDIVHFSPLVSTTTGHVGIVIRNLGKGRVEVIDARGTIFGVVRRVTDLSKSKRYLGATSAAQILKNNGYTPVNPNGTLIIPKKAFHLSPVDLAVIFAGSFIMLLIVIKIIRALRKAKRLKAGR
- the thiI gene encoding tRNA uracil 4-sulfurtransferase ThiI produces the protein MYNALGISYGELALKGKNRGNFERILNTRIRNILKGTDYKLTIDSSKLYILSDQENIDEIIRKIKKIFGIVLISPSVRVENDEDEIKKAVLEIAERAYDSGARNFKVDVKRNNKKFQKKSMDFAKELGGHILVNSKFEHVKMKNADVTIYLEIRNSTYICTEKIKTYGGLPLGTTGKGLVLLSGGIDSPVAAFMMAKRGMFVNAVTFHSFPFTSTQALEKVKDLSEILSLYIPKTRLFSMNILKIQQEINQKTNKDLATILTRRVMMRLAERLAKDRGFGALITGESLGQVASQTIGGLTCTNASVKDIPVFRPLIGMDKTEIINIATEIDTYEKSIEPYEDSCVIFAPKHPVTNPKLENVLIEEEKIEDYNELMEEIYNNMEIFTFE
- a CDS encoding TetR/AcrR family transcriptional regulator; amino-acid sequence: MIETKDKILLGMLDLIAETGLEKASIGRLCKKIKVSPGNVYFYFASKVELLNTLYHYCIADLMESLNLETYINISKEAEYSEYTTLMEKLVKNIIIFYRANPNMLNFVITSKSSCYLSDEIKKGRFKGTVTLNSFWEKSIDRGIIKDVSTEFILAFMLGVVYEFMKEDIIFQNISLDDNKIDMLNDLIWSGLLVENRVIS
- a CDS encoding YhjD/YihY/BrkB family envelope integrity protein encodes the protein MKKKVEKIYNRVKTFKEHFEKQILLVITVYRNYNDSQTQLWTASLTYYSILAVIPVIALTLGITKGFGIDMFFEEKIYSMFPESKEGASMIIDMAKRLIDSTKGSVLTGVGVVILLWTILKLLLMLENAFNRIWKVKRDRSIVRRMIDYVAIVFLGPIFFAVVLATISFLTHYLRMLAKGFLFSTGVPLFLNFAGFLIIILLFTSIYIIVPNTKVKFKPALVAGISTTIMFFVLKFVFFHVQSTISKYNAIYGSLSFIPIFLIWVQYIWMSVLVGAQISFSSQNLEKYSVNRNADEMPIKLKKELSILAVYCISKRFHEGETPYSSRELAKELGVEVPVMRDIINSLEDIEIVNEIVNDSDDDKYQISVDPAVLTLDMLLNKMEIRNMQLYEDVEISKKYKPILKNIQEDIICKNEKLIKDIDK